In Zingiber officinale cultivar Zhangliang chromosome 1A, Zo_v1.1, whole genome shotgun sequence, a genomic segment contains:
- the LOC122015935 gene encoding putative disease resistance protein RGA1: MAVALTVGGWFAQAFIQTLIDKASDKSIQLFAQRRGFAEDMENLHPSLLEIQIILDEVQISRSNNTKWKTLMQELKDAAYDAEDLIDEFQYHVLRQKVKGKEEDKAASGSSGLSNMFYAAKIKLLGSSHSLEEDDMRARVRKMQGRLEKIANRMKSIMNVLPPHDRRKQPEVKFQARESCSSPATDIMFGRDKELNQVVDWLLESANQVEPASAFVNDTFSVLPIVGIGGAGKTTLAQYAHKHNRVQVHFHLKIWVCVSDNFTVQGLVKSIIQSVAPQKRYDNMGLEPLQKLLHEHIADKKFLLVLDDVWSDNKSIWHKLCALLKVGAHGSKIIVTTRDVKVSKMVSLVEPILLHGLDEDAFWQLFKKCSFGTLNPGDYPELEDIGRKIARKLKGSPLAAKTLGSVLQSDLRQQHWNTIMKSDIWKVKQDEEDIMPVLHLSYEYLNENMKQCFAFCSVFPKDYKFDKAVLVQMWIAEGFIEDKNTKRMEDVGSDYFLEFVNRSFFQEFVYGLFVMHDLIHDLAEMIYAEETCRIENNRQTKMLSTIRHLRVEEGKLPLEFSGYDKLHTLMLRKNSPPNSLFEKLRSIRVLDVSRCGLQELSEHIGKLIHLRYLDISWNSEIKILPDSLFDLYNLQTLKVEGCSKLEYIPQELSKLVNLRCIDADDMFLVMVKDVRRLTNLQELPTFSVQEDDGLKLEQLKDMTQLHGTLHIQNLENVVDSTEAQQAELKNKVRLNKLVLEWNDEKDAKLEEEVIEGLQPHKSLKILKIEGYNGSRSPSWLMPKVLSNLEKLYLVNCKGWDDVLPFIGQRLHLIELHMDGMPALKQLSHEFEGKCFPKLEVLYLYELPALEEWSWTEGKDLFPCMRELRVSYCHKLKRLPPFPPSLEMLTIECCPRLKLNSRTEDDEEGGCHLPPSLKGLKISQWPHITSISLVQSVELQYLYISKCDELRWMECLGVLKSLKQLNIVGCPKLVQLDVEDEQSASLLPSLRYLCVDNTALLKMFPLRNSLPFITELVFVSCSEEVIFEEPILVRSLTAVTSLSFIGCEKLQSLPAKLLHCLPFLKTLMVYNCPQLQSLPEIGLSPFLKTLDICDCPQIQAMPEDGLPMSLDDFQCSGDVHPKLKEQSDKFFVDTYNKRKARLELE; the protein is encoded by the exons ATGGCGGTCGCACTAACAGTGGGGGGATGGTTCGCGCAGGCCTTCATCCAGACCTTGATCGATAAGGCCAGCGATAAATCCATCCAACTGTTTGCCCAGCGCCGGGGTTTCGCTGAGGACATGGAAAATCTGCACCCGTCGCTGCTGGAGATTCAAATCATCCTTGACGAGGTGCAGATTAGCCGGAGCAACAACACCAAGTGGAAGACATTGATGCAGGAACTCAAGGATGCTGCTTATGATGCTGAGGACTTGATAGATGAGTTCCAATACCATGTCCTCAGACAGAAAGTCAAAGGTAAAGAAGAGGACAAGGCAGCAAGTGGCTCCAGTGGCCTTTCAAACATGTTTTATGCTGCAAAAATAAAGTTGCTGGGTTCTTCTCATTCCTTGGAGGAAGATGATATGAGGGCTAGAGTGAGGAAGATGCAAGGAAGGCTGGAGAAAATTGCTAATCGTATGAAGAGCATCATGAATGTGTTACCACCACATGATAGAAGGAAGCAACCTGAGGTGAAGTTTCAGGCCAGAGAATCATGCTCTTCCCCGGCGACGGACATAATGTTTGGCAGAGACAAAGAACTGAATCAAGTGGTAGACTGGTTGTTGGAGTCAGCTAATCAGGTGGAACCTGCATCGGCATTTGTCAACGATACCTTCTCCGTCTTGCCCATTGTCGGGATAGGAGGGGCTGGAAAGACTACTCTTGCTCAGTATGCGCACAAACACAACAGAGTTCAGGTTCATTTTCACCTCAAGATTTGGGTCTGTGTGTCTGACAATTTCACTGTGCAAGGACTCGTTAAATCTATAATACAGTCAGTAGCTCCACAAAAACGATATGATAACATGGGGTTAGAACCTCTTCAAAAACTACTCCATGAGCATATTGCAGATAAGAAGTTTCTGCTTGTTCTTGATGACGTGTGGAGCGATAATAAGAGTATCTGGCATAAATTATGTGCACTACTTAAAGTTGGAGCTCATGGTAGCAAAATCATTGTTACGACTCGAGATGTGAAAGTTTCAAAAATGGTTAGCTTGGTGGAACCAATTTTGCTCCATGGTTTAGACGAAGATGCCTTTTGGCAATTGTTCAAGAAATGCTCATTTGGCACACTCAACCCTGGAGACTATCCGGAGCTAGAAGATATTGGTAGAAAGATTGCTCGTAAGTTGAAGGGCTCACCATTAGCTGCAAAGACACTCGGCAGTGTTCTGCAATCAGATCTGCGCCAACAACACTGGAACACCATAATGAAGAGTGATATATGGAAAGTAAAACAAGATGAAGAAGACATTATGCCTGTTCTGCATTTAAGTTATGAATATCTTAATGAAAACATGAAGCAGTGTTTTGCTTTTTGCTCGGTGTTTCCTAAAGACTACAAATTCGATAAAGCTGTGTTGGTTCAAATGTGGATAGCCGAAGGCTTCATCGAAGATAAAAACACAAAGAGGATGGAAGATGTTGGAAGCGATTATTTTCTTGAGTTTGTTAACAGATCTTTCTTTCAAGAATTCGTATATGGTCTATTTGTGATGCATGACCTTATACATGATTTAGCTGAGATGATTTATGCGGAAGAGACATGTAGGATTGAAAATAACAGACAAACAAAGATGCTTTCCACTATTCGGCATCTACGAGTAGAAGAAGGAAAATTGCCGTTGGAATTCTCTGGATACGACAAGTTGCACACCCTGATGTTGAGAAAAAATTCACCTCccaatagcctctttgaaaaactaaGAAGCATTCGCGTTTTGGATGTAAGTCGGTGTGGCTTGCAGGAGTTATCTGAACATATTGGTAAATTGATTCACCTCCGTTACCTTGATATATCATGGAAttctgaaattaaaattttgcctGACTCACTATTCGACCTTTATAATTTGCAAACACTGAAGGTAGAAGGTTGTTCTAAACTAGAGTATATACCACAAGAATTGAGTAAGTTGGTCAATTTGAGATGCATTGATGCAGATGACATGTTTTTGGTGATGGTGAAGGATGTACGAAGACTAACTAATCTTCAAGAATTGCCAACATTTAGTGTTCAAGAGGATGACGGACTCAAGCTTGAACAACTAAAGGATATGACACAGCTTCATGGAACACTTCATATTCAAAATCTTGAGAATGTTGTTGATAGCACAGAAGCACAGCAGGCTGAGTTAAAGAACAAAGTCCGCCTAAATAAATTGGTATTGGAATGGAATGATGAGAAGGATGCCAAGTTGGAAGAGGAAGTAATTGAAGGTCTGCAGCCACacaaatcacttaaaatattgaaaattgaAGGGTACAATGGAAGTAGGTCGCCTAGTTGGTTGATGCCAAAAGTTCTATCCAATTTGGAAAAACTTTACTTAGTAAATTGCAAGGGATGGGATGACGTTCTGCCATTTATCGGTCAACGTTTGCATCTGATTGAACTTCACATGGACGGCATGCCTGCTTTGAAACAACTGAGTCATGAATTTGAAGGCAAGTGTTTTCCCAAGTTGGAAGTGCTTTATTTATACGAGTTGCCGGCATTGGAGGAGTGGTCTTGGACCGAGGGCAAAGATCTATTTCCCTGCATGCGtgaacttcgtgtcagctattgtCACAAACTAAAGAGATTACCTCCCTTCCCTCCTTccctagaaatgttgacaatagAATGCTGTCCCAGGCTCAAATTAAATAGCAGAACGGAAGATGATGAGGAAGGTGGCTGCCATCTACCGCCCTCACTCAAGGGATTGAAAATAAGCCAGTGGCCACATATAACGTCTATTTCTCTAGTTCAATCGGTAGAACTGCAATACTTGTACATCAGTAAGTGTGATGAGTTGAGATGGATGGAGTGCTTAGGAGTCCTTAAATCCCTCAAGCAATTGAATATTGTAGGATGTCCTAAGCTGGTTCAGTTGGATGTAGAAGATGAACAATCAGCGAGCTTGTTGCCGTCTCTGCGTTATTTATGCGTGGACAACACTGCTCTGCTTAAAATGTTTCCTCTAAGAAACTCACTGCCATTCATCACAGAACTTGTATTTGTGTCATGTTCTGAGGAGGTGATATTTGAGGAGCCGATATTGGTGCGGAGCCTCACTGCTGTTACATCTCTAAGCTTCATTGGTTGCGAGAAACTACAATCTCTGCCGGCAAAGCTGCTGCATTGCCTTCCCTTCCTAAAAACGTTAATGGTGTATAACTGTCCACAGCTCCAATCACTGCCAGAGATAGGACTTTCTCCCTTTCTCAAAACACTAGATATATGTGACTGTCCACAGATTCAAGCGATGCCAGAGGATGGGCTTCCCATGTCACTAGATGATTTCCAGTGCTCAGGCGATGTTCATCCAAAGCTGAAGGAGCAGTCAGACAAGTTCTTCGTGGATACATATAATAAAAGA AAGGCAAGGTTGGAATTGGAATGA